A stretch of Homo sapiens chromosome 12, GRCh38.p14 Primary Assembly DNA encodes these proteins:
- the TMEM52B gene encoding transmembrane protein 52B isoform 2 precursor (isoform 2 precursor is encoded by transcript variant 3): protein MGVRVHVVAASALLYFILLSGTRCEENCGNPEHCLTTDWVHLWYIWLLVVIGALLLLCGLTSLCFRCCCLSRQQNGEDGGPPPCEVTVIAFDHDSTLQSTITSLQSVFGPAARRILAVAHSHSSLGQLPSSLDTLPGYEEALHMSRFTVAMCGQKAPDLPPVPEEKQLPPTEKESTRIVDSWN from the exons ATGGGAGTCCGAGTTCATGTCGTGGCGGCCTCAGCCCTGCTGTATTTCATCCTG CTTTCTGGGACGAGATGTGAGGAAAACTGTGGTAATCCTGAACA tTGCCTGACCACAGACTGGGTACATCTCTGGTATATATG GTTGCTAGTGGTAATTGGCGCGCTGCTTCTCCTGTGTGGCCTGACGTCCCTGTGCTTCCGCTGCTGCTGTCTGAGCCGCCAGCAAAATGGGGAAGATGGGGGCCCACCACCCTGTGAAGTGACCGTCATTGCTTTCGATCACGACAGCACTCTCCAGAGCACTATCACAT CTCTGCAGTCGGTGTTTGGCCCTGCAGCTCGGAGGATCCTGGCTGTGGCTCACTCCCACAGCTCCCTGGGCCAGCTGCCCTCCTCTTTGGACACCCTCCCAGGGTATGAAGAAGCTCTTCACATGAGTCGCTTCACAGTAGCCATGTGCGGGCAGAAAGCACCTGATCTACCCCCAGTACCTGAAGAAAAGCAGCTGCCTCCAACAGAGAAGGAGTCGACTCGAATAGTTGACTCTTGGAACTGA
- the TMEM52B gene encoding transmembrane protein 52B isoform 1 (isoform 1 is encoded by transcript variant 7), with protein sequence MSWRPQPCCISSCCLTTDWVHLWYIWLLVVIGALLLLCGLTSLCFRCCCLSRQQNGEDGGPPPCEVTVIAFDHDSTLQSTITSLQSVFGPAARRILAVAHSHSSLGQLPSSLDTLPGYEEALHMSRFTVAMCGQKAPDLPPVPEEKQLPPTEKESTRIVDSWN encoded by the exons ATGTCGTGGCGGCCTCAGCCCTGCTGTATTTCATCCTG tTGCCTGACCACAGACTGGGTACATCTCTGGTATATATG GTTGCTAGTGGTAATTGGCGCGCTGCTTCTCCTGTGTGGCCTGACGTCCCTGTGCTTCCGCTGCTGCTGTCTGAGCCGCCAGCAAAATGGGGAAGATGGGGGCCCACCACCCTGTGAAGTGACCGTCATTGCTTTCGATCACGACAGCACTCTCCAGAGCACTATCACAT CTCTGCAGTCGGTGTTTGGCCCTGCAGCTCGGAGGATCCTGGCTGTGGCTCACTCCCACAGCTCCCTGGGCCAGCTGCCCTCCTCTTTGGACACCCTCCCAGGGTATGAAGAAGCTCTTCACATGAGTCGCTTCACAGTAGCCATGTGCGGGCAGAAAGCACCTGATCTACCCCCAGTACCTGAAGAAAAGCAGCTGCCTCCAACAGAGAAGGAGTCGACTCGAATAGTTGACTCTTGGAACTGA
- the TMEM52B gene encoding transmembrane protein 52B isoform 3 precursor (isoform 3 precursor is encoded by transcript variant 6), with product MGVRVHVVAASALLYFILLSGTRCEENCGNPEQLLVVIGALLLLCGLTSLCFRCCCLSRQQNGEDGGPPPCEVTVIAFDHDSTLQSTITSLQSVFGPAARRILAVAHSHSSLGQLPSSLDTLPGYEEALHMSRFTVAMCGQKAPDLPPVPEEKQLPPTEKESTRIVDSWN from the exons ATGGGAGTCCGAGTTCATGTCGTGGCGGCCTCAGCCCTGCTGTATTTCATCCTG CTTTCTGGGACGAGATGTGAGGAAAACTGTGGTAATCCTGAACA GTTGCTAGTGGTAATTGGCGCGCTGCTTCTCCTGTGTGGCCTGACGTCCCTGTGCTTCCGCTGCTGCTGTCTGAGCCGCCAGCAAAATGGGGAAGATGGGGGCCCACCACCCTGTGAAGTGACCGTCATTGCTTTCGATCACGACAGCACTCTCCAGAGCACTATCACAT CTCTGCAGTCGGTGTTTGGCCCTGCAGCTCGGAGGATCCTGGCTGTGGCTCACTCCCACAGCTCCCTGGGCCAGCTGCCCTCCTCTTTGGACACCCTCCCAGGGTATGAAGAAGCTCTTCACATGAGTCGCTTCACAGTAGCCATGTGCGGGCAGAAAGCACCTGATCTACCCCCAGTACCTGAAGAAAAGCAGCTGCCTCCAACAGAGAAGGAGTCGACTCGAATAGTTGACTCTTGGAACTGA